One Syngnathoides biaculeatus isolate LvHL_M chromosome 4, ASM1980259v1, whole genome shotgun sequence DNA window includes the following coding sequences:
- the ndc80 gene encoding kinetochore protein NDC80 homolog, with protein sequence MERGRPSRAAGRLSELPMRGQNTRMSTAHITPRREDPSMGRLTMSRQLPQTSEQRISFFGQRTSGASMPRSSLIYGFGGPEKLKDARPLHDKSYVQQCIRRLHEYLMDQGYNVSPKTLQSPSTKEFVKIFEFIYRQLDPTFEMSKSKVEEEVPALLKSLRYPFVLSKSSMYSVGAPHTWPQALGALMWLIDTVKNFTSQTQQDLLFMDFVDDGDNIDDNADYNRLFLKNTETAYVKFLQGEDNYEEDDEAFISELKKMCNYDEERVAAMENKHRVLMEEVQRLEKENKKDRLETKRTAKIKLQLDIQKICEYRSGIQSFLSNLEEKDAELDDELKLAGNTLESLKVEQARLQELQKKQIYTPADIERINQEKRVLLEAIASHAKSLEQAEQHKWSEEISLAKVKEKAELKLTEYHKLARKLKLIPMSAENACGHDFELKPFQCGPRNIHTKSLTQHLKKLISDLEEDRSRLSNAKFILEQSCEQLNSNILDKENDQKQLKEQIRKVDERLEANQKELARENQEWAMELERVEGNRDLLEEKVNSGYDEAMQQHKALQQEYHLVLLETTEEKRTVSNNLASVFTTAADHLSKTEKFLEEVHSHMPQVFAKAIEDDDKAVKDLKEMLSSLRSKVEKAKK encoded by the exons ATGGAGCG CGGAAGACCGAGCCGAGCTGCCGGCAGGCTGTCTGAGCTGCCGATGCGAGGGCAAAATACCAGGATGAGCACGGCGCACATAACTCCCCGCAG GGAAGATCCTTCAATGGGAAGGCTCACCATGTCCAGACAACTACCGCAGACATCTGAGCAGCGGATAAGCTTCTTCGGTCAACG TACAAGTGGAGCCAGCATGCCACGCAGCAGCTTAATTTATGGCTTTGGAGGCCCCGAGAAGCTCAAAGATGCACGGCCTCTGCATGACAAGTCTTACGTTCAGCAGTGCATCAGACGGCTGCACGAG TATCTGATGGACCAGGGCTACAACGTGTCACCCAAGACCCTCCAGTCGCCATCCACCAAGGAGTTTGTCAAGATCTTTGAGTTCATCTATCGTCAGCTGGACCCCACTTTTGAAATGTCGAAATccaaagtggaggaggaggTTCCGGCTCTCCTCAAGTCGTTAAG ATATCCATTTGTTCTGTCCAAGAGTTCTATGTATTCCGTGGGCGCTCCCCATACCTGGCCTCAGGCGCTGGGTGCCCTCATGTGgttgattgacactgtcaag AACTTCACAAGTCAGACCCAACAGGATCTTCTATTTATGGACTTTGTCGACGACGGCGACAACATCGACGACAATGCAGATTACAACAGG CTCTTTCTCAAAAATACAGAGACTGCATACGTCAAATTCCTGCAGGGCGAGGACAACTacgaggaggacgacgaggcCTTCATTTCTGAGCTCA AGAAGATGTGCAACTATGATGAAGAGAGGGTTGCTGCCATGGAGAATAAACACAGGGTGCTGATGGAAGAGGTACAACGACTggagaaggaaaacaaaaag GACCGTCTCGAGACAAAGAGGACAGCCAAGATTAAGCTGCAGTTGGACATCCAGAAGATCTGCGAATATCGCTCTGGGATTCAGTCCTTTCTTTCGAACTTAGAGGAAAAGGACGCGGAGCTGGACGATGAGCTGAAACTTGCCG GCAACACTTTGGAATCTCTGAAAGTCGAGCAGGCCAGGCTGCAAGAGCTccagaaaaaacaaatttacacGCCGGCCGACATAGAGAGAATCAATCAGGAGAAGCGGGTGCTCCTGGAGGCCATCGCCAGTCACGCCAAGTCTCTGGAGCAGGCCGAGCAGCACAAGTGGAGCGAAGAGATCTCGTTGGCCAAAGTGAAAGAGAAG GCTGAGTTGAAGCTTACCGAGTACCACAAGCTGGCTCGCAAGCTGAAGCTGATCCCGATGTCTGCCGAGAACGCCTGTGGCCATGACTTTGAACTCAAGCCTTTTCAATGTGGACCCAGGAACATCCACACCAAGTCACTGACGCAG CATCTTAAAAAGCTGATCTCTGACTTGGAGGAGGATCGTAGCCGACTGTCCAATGCCAAGTTCATCCTGGAGCAGTCTTGTGAACAG TTGAACTCGAACATCTTGGACAAGGAGAACGACCAAAAGCAGCTGAAAGAGCAGATCCGCAAGGTAGATGAGCGCTTGGAGGCCAACCAGAAG GAGCTGGCCCGAGAGAACCAAGAGTGGGCAATGGAGCTGGAGAGGGTCGAGGGTAATCGGGATCTGCTTGAGGAGAAGGTCAACTCTGGTTATGATGAAGCTATGCAGCAGCATAAGGCGCTGCAGCAAGA GTACCATCTGGTTCTGCTGGAGACCACAGAGGAGAAGCGAACTGTCTCCAACAACCTCGCCAGCGTCTTCACCACGGCAGCAGACCACCTGTCCAAAACCGAG
- the LOC133498967 gene encoding uncharacterized protein LOC133498967, whose amino-acid sequence MVKRCSHGLCNSDDRYPERLVGGVQFVPFPKPKRQYEKCLRWIKLCGRPHDQLNPSKINRNRYVCTKHFVNQSQPSKEFPDPFPADPLCRTQSTRKPPSKRRCLNFATERKSSVSSQPEESTLSEDIGTDDDTSTSTLSTASQTHSNCQPAPLFPPEHPDGAPTLKLGHTKLTVSAETATSRHQRVVERRKQKRRQEAHGSASNDPNDHDYVPHVNMGYKTSAGLTLDDSKKKYQRVQRREDDKRRTATIQQGTSNAASILLTLSNSTGIHDPCLSVITQLQGEKRKLLRDLTKLQDDLKECRRQLRSCKFGDNFLREGNQDARTAFFTGVPNHLTFLWLVNLCANILPVSTTLTPASVLLMVLMKLRLNLADQDLAYRFNLSRQTVTEMVSESLPGLANKLAFLVRWAEKGEMIMNVPKIIKDTYKHCRVIIDCCEVFIDRPGNVTVQGLTWSNSKSHNTVKVLIAMSPVGAVMFVSKAFGGRVSDKVIAQRSGFLQLLEPGDLVLADRGFSIADDLAARGASLAVPAFTSGKLRLSPKEIETGRRRARVKIHVERAIDRVKNFKILSTTMRINLVSQFDNIMTICCALSNLHPKLL is encoded by the exons ATGGTTAAaaggtgtagtcacggcctttgtaatagtgacgacaggtatcctgaaaggctggttggtggagttcaatttgtaccctttccaaaaccgaagagacagtacgaaaaatgtcttcgatggatcaaactttgcggaagaccgcatgatcaactgaatccatctaaaatcaaccggaacagatatgtttgcacgaag cACTTCGTAAACCAGTCACAACCATCCAAGGAATTTCCTGACCCCTTTCCTGCGGATCCCCTTTGTCGGACTCAATCAACCAGGAAGCCACCATCAAAAAGAAGATGTTTGAACTTTGCAACTGAGCG GAAATCATCTGTAAGTAGTCAGCCTGAGGAAAGCACCCTGAGTGAAGATATTGGCACCGACGACGACACGTCTACCTCAACACTTTCTACTGCGAGTCAGACGCATTCAAATT GTCAGCCTGCTCCACTGTTCCCACCTGAACACCCAGACGGGGCGCCTACGTTGAAGCTTGGTCATACTAAACTCACCGTCTCAGCGGAGACTGCAACTTCAAGACATCAGCGGGTTGTTGAAAGACGGAAGCAAAAAAGGCGACAAGAAGCACACG GATCTGCTAGCAATGATCCAAATGATCATGATTATGTCCCACATGTTAACATGGGATATAAAACTTCAGCCGGGTTAACTCTTGACGATTCAAAGAAAAAGTATCAGCGGGTACAACGTCGGGAAGATGACAAGCGCAGGACAGCAACAATCCAGCAAGGAACAAGCAACGCTGCATCAATTCTCCTGACACTATCGAACAGCACCG GCATTCATGACCCTTGCCTAAGTGTCATCACACAGCTGCAGGGTGAGAAGAGGAAGTTGCTCCGCGATCTGACCAAACTACAAGATGACCTGAAAGAGTGCCGACGTCAACTTAGATCGTGCAAATTCGGTGACAATTTTCTTCGTGAAGGAAACCAGGATGCGAGGACGGCGTTTTTCACCGGAGTTCCCAACCATTTAACTTTCCTGTGGTTGGTGAACTTGTGTGCGAACATCCTACCCGTGTCTACGACGCTTACTCCTGCAAGTGTGCTCTTGATGGTACTGATGAAACTCAGGCTTAATTTGGCGGATCAAGACCTGGCTTATCGGTTTAATTTGTCAAGACAAACTGTGACTGAAATGGTTAGCGAATCACTTCCTGGATTAGCAAATAAGTTGGCATTTTTGGTGCGCTGGGCAGAAAAGGGGGAAATGATCATGAATGTGCCAAAAATAATTAAGGATACCTATAAACATTGCAGGGTAATAATTGACTGTTGTGAGGTGTTCATAGACAGACCTGGAAATGTCACCGTTCAAGGATTGACTTGGTCTAACTCAAAGAGTCACAACACTGTGAAAGTTTTGATTGCCATGTCACCAGTTGGGGCTGTCATGTTTGTCTCAAAAGCCTTCGGAGGAAGAGTTTCAGACAAGGTCATCGCTCAGCGGTCTGGATTCCTGCAACTGTTAGAACCCGGGGATCTTGTTTTGGCAGACCGGGGTTTTTCGATCGCCGACGATCTCGCCGCTCGCGGCGCGTCTCTGGCCGTTCCGGCTTTTACAAGTGGGAAGTTACGGCTCAGCCCGAAGGAAATCGAGACGGGGAGGAGGCGAGCTCGGGTGAAGATTCATGTGGAGAGAGCCATCGACCGTGTTAAAAATTTCAAGATTCTAAGTACAACTATGAGAATTAACCTTGTGTCTCAGTTTGACAATATTATGACAATATGCTGTGCTCTTTCAAATTTACATCCTAAGTTGCTTTAA